In Antennarius striatus isolate MH-2024 chromosome 10, ASM4005453v1, whole genome shotgun sequence, one DNA window encodes the following:
- the LOC137602414 gene encoding putative nuclease HARBI1: MVCPFQDDPVHEGAALLRRELRLQRERIYRPRVDVMSFPDTYLYERYCFTSGTIAYSHDLICPYIGSRTNRSLAVTSKQVLCAALRFYATGTFLYSVGDAQHLSKATVCRAVRRVTLALKGLLLRFVRFPGHEPIRAMKEAFHRIAGFPNVIGSMDGTHIPIKAPSQDDGAYVKRKSVHSINIICDAEYRITNVVSKWIYREFDGVLLGDRAYPCQPRLLTPYPDPEPGPRQNFNWAHCRTRARVNRPAESTFPVPTSPQDNP, translated from the exons ATGGTGTGTCCTTTCCAAGATGATCCCGTCCACGAAGGTGCTGCATTACTGCGAAGGGAATTACGTCTCCAGCGTGAGAGGATTTATAGACCACGTGTAGATGTGATGTCATTCCCTGACACGTACCTTTACGAGAGGTACTGTTTCACGTCAGGGACAATTGCGTATAGCCACGACCTGATCTGTCCCTACATCGGCAGCAGAACGAACCGGAGTCTGGCTGTCACATCCAAACAGGTGCTGTGTGCAGCGCTGCGTTTTTACGCAACGGGGACTTTCCTGTACAGTGTGGGAGATGCACAGCACCTGAGTAAGGCAACGGTGTGCAGGGCGGTCAGGAGAGTTACCCTTGCCCTGAAAGGGCTTTTACTCCGGTTTGTTCGATTCCCTGGACATGAACCTATCAGGGCCATGAAGGAGgcgttccacaggattgcag GATTTCCTAATGTTATTGGCTCTATGGATGGAACCCACATTCCCATTAAGGCCCCCTCACAGGACGATGGAGCTTATGTGAAAAGGAAGTCTGTTCACAGCATCAAT ATCATATGTGATGCGGAATACCGCATCACTAATGTGGTGTCGAAGTGGATATACC GAGAGTTTGATGGCGTCCTGCTGGGGGACAGGGCATACCCATGCCAACCacggctgctgaccccttaccctgaccctgaaccaggtccCAGGCAGAACTTCAACTGGGCTCAttgcaggacgagagcccgggtgaataggcctgctgaaagcaCGTTTCCAGTGCCTACGTCACCTCAGGACAACCCCTGA